In the Helianthus annuus cultivar XRQ/B chromosome 11, HanXRQr2.0-SUNRISE, whole genome shotgun sequence genome, one interval contains:
- the LOC110888558 gene encoding histone chaperone RTT106-like, whose amino-acid sequence MKNKELEAAKIQVEELRAKRQAEIDEQMKDKGKGAESSVAAVERSIVPSLVVENPVPLSSVSAIFEEPVTLEDLAADDDEEDDEEDDDEEGDEEEGDDEEDDDDEKDFSASSHGSDNDDDDAQGGMGIKVTEASNERTVDDFLNDSVNEESCGAEGKGESCWD is encoded by the exons ATGAAAAACAAAGAGCTTGAGGCTGCAAAG ATTCAAGTTGAAGAGCTTAGGGCAAAACGCCAAGCTGAGATTGATGAACAGATGAAAGATAAGGGAAAGGGTGCTGAAAGCAGTGTGGCAGCAGTTGAGAGATCAATTGTTCCATCCTTAGTGGTTGAAAATCCAGTACCTTTATCTTCAGTATCAGCAATCTTTGAAGAACCTGTAACACTGGAAGATCTTGCTGCTGAtgacgatgaagaagatgatgaggaggatgacgATGAAGAGGGTGATGAAGAAGAGGGTGATGACgaggaagatgacgatgatgagaAAGACTTTTCAGCTAGCAGTCATGGTTCTGATAATGACGATGACGATGCTCAAGGTGGTATGGGAATTAAAGTAACTGAAGCTTCCAATGAAAGAACTGTTGATGACTTTCTGAATGATTCTGTGAATGAAGAGTCATGCGGAGCTGAAGGAAAGGGGGAgtcttgttgggattga